One genomic segment of Ricinus communis isolate WT05 ecotype wild-type chromosome 3, ASM1957865v1, whole genome shotgun sequence includes these proteins:
- the LOC8278609 gene encoding probable indole-3-pyruvate monooxygenase YUCCA4, translating into MASCKEQEKVMFLNLKQEEEEEEIWIQGPIIIGAGPSGLAAAACLSQHGVPSLILEKSDCIASLWQTKTYDRLKLHLPKQFCQLPLLGFPDNFPKYPTKHQFISYMESYALHFSIKPKFNQAVQKAEFDSINGFWRVYTQDQQYISSWLIVATGENAEPVIPEIPGMEKFSGPVVHTSVYKSGSEFKNQRVLVVGCGNSGMEVSLDLCRYNAIPHMVVRNTVHVLPREMFGMSTFGIAMALLKWLPLRLVDKFLLLAAHFTLGNTDQLGLRRPKTGPIELKNVTGKTPVLDVGALSQIKSGKIKVMEGVKEITRNGVRFMDGQEKEFDSIILATGYKSNVPTWLKGCDFFTKDGMPRTPFPNGWKGENGLYTVGFTRRGLLGTASDAVKIAQGIAEQWRTIKGSTKSWNSHVILLGKIISK; encoded by the exons ATGGCTTCTTGTAAAGAGCAAGAAAAAGTTATGTTTTTGAacttgaaacaagaagaagaagaagaagaaatatggATTCAAGGACCCATCATAATAGGAGCAGGACCATCTGGTTTAGCAGCAGCTGCTTGTCTATCCCAACATGGAGTTCcttctttaattcttgaaAAAAGTGACTGCATAGCTTCTCTTTGGCAAACAAAAACATATGATCGCCTTAAACTCCATCTTCCTAAACAGTTTTGTCAACTTCCACTCCTTGGCTTTCCTGATAATTTCCCTAAATACCCAACGAAACACCAATTCATATCTTACATGGAATCCTATGCTTTACACTTCTCAATCAAACCCAAGTTCAATCAAGCTGTTCAAAAAGCTGAATTTGACAGTATTAATGGGTTTTGGAGGGTGTACACTCAAGATCAACAATACATTTCTTCTTGGCTTATCGTTGCAACTGGTGAAAATGCTGAGCCCGTAATACCTGAAATTCCTGGCATGGAAAAGTTCAGCGGTCCTGTTGTTCATACTAGTGTTTATAAGTCTGGTTCTGAGTTCAAGAACCAAAGGGTTTTAGTTGTTGGCTGCGGTAATTCGGGCATGGAAGTTAGCTTAGACCTCTGTAGGTACAATGCAATTCCTCACATGGTTGTTAGAAACACA GTGCACGTCTTACCTAGAGAGATGTTTGGCATGTCAACTTTCGGAATAGCAATGGCTCTTCTTAAGTGGCTCCCTTTAAGACTCGTTGATAAGTTCTTATTACTAGCGGCTCATTTCACATTAGGCAACACTGATCAATTAGGCCTCCGGCGCCCAAAAACTGGCCCAATTGAGCTGAAAAATGTCACAGGAAAGACTCCGGTCCTCGACGTTGGCGCATTGTCTCAAATAAAATCCGGGAAAATTAAG GTGATGGAAGGTGTAAAAGAGATAACAAGGAATGGTGTAAGATTTATGGATGGACAAGAAAAGGAGTTTGATTCAATAATCCTAGCAACTGGGTACAAAAGCAACGTGCCTACTTGGCTCAAg GGATGTGATTTTTTCACAAAAGATGGGATGCCTAGAACGCCTTTTCCTAACGGCTGGAAAGGAGAGAATGGATTGTACACAGTTGGGTTCACTAGAAGAGGACTGTTGGGAACGGCTTCTGACGCTGTCAAAATTGCTCAGGGTATAGCTGAGCAATGGAGGACAATCAAGGGCAGTACTAAATCTTGGAATTCCCATGTTATCCTGCTTGGAAAGATCATAAGtaaatga